The segment taAACAGTTTCTAATGTTTGacacatcttattttgttttaaacatgatattttctattgagcattctatatgtaaacaaaaacgtggcacgagccttgtttacatacatgtaactaggAATTATGAATGCTGTATCTCATTCGTAACTCAACaattgatattcatattttggttaacgattagaaatactttatttaATCATTGTAgataataaaaatggaacagtaaaatttgaaaatttgaaaaatgccCCTTGAACAGCCATGCTCAGGTGAATATAAATTGAATATCCATATCATAttcaatttgtattcacctgaggatggatgttaaaaccCTGAAAGCTCGAACTGTCAGCAGACGATAAAATCTTAATAAGCTTCTTACTGAATGTGTATCTTATTCTGATTGACAAACTGGTAGAAGACGATAAAAACTTAATAAGCTTCTTACTGAATGTGTATCTTATTCTGATTGACAAACTGGTAGCAGACGATAAAAACTTAATAAGCTTCTTACTGAATGTGTATCTTATTCTGATTGACAAACTGGTAGAAGACGATAAAAACTTAATAAGCTTCTTACTGAATGTGTATCTTATTCTGATTGACAAACTGGTAGAAGACGATAAAAACTTAATAAGCTTCTTACTGAATGTGTATCTTATTCTGATTGACAAACTGGTAGCAGACGATAAAAACTTAATAAGCTTCTTACTGAATGTGTATCTTATTCTGATTGACAAACTTGTAGCAGACGATAAAATCTTCATAAGCTTCTTACTGAATGTGTATCTTATTCTGATTGACAAACTGGCAGCAGACGATAAAAACTTAATAAGCTTCTTACTGAATGTGTATCTTATTCTGATTGACAAACTGGTAGCAGACGATAAAAACTTAATAAGCTTCTTACTGAATGTGTATCTTATTCTGATTGACAAACTGGCAGGAGACGATAAAAACTTAATAAGCTTCTTACTGAATGTGTATCTTATTCTGATTGACAAACTGGCAGCAGACGATAAAAACTTAATAAGCTTCTTACTGAATGTGTATCTTACTTTGATTGACAAACTGATAGCAGACGATAAAATCTTAATAAGCTTCTTACTGAATGTGTATCTTACTTTGATTGACAAACTGGCAGCAGACAATAAACCTTCAATCAGATCTTTGTGGAAGTCGCTTTTGTGTTTATCAAAACTCATGACACCTACGCTGTTCTCCAACGTTCTCCTAGTAAAACGAGTCATCTGTGCAGGAGCTTgctaaacaatataaaatgtatttcaaCTCAAACGAGTGATTCAGAGGTATATTACACTCAACATGTCATCGACAATAACAGATAAAAATGGCTAACGTATGGGTGACAGTTAGGGTACTATTGACGGTTGAGGTATCACTGGTGGTTAAGGTATTTTTGAAAGTTAAGGTGGTATTGACGGTTAACTCAAAGGTATTACCGACGGTAAATGTATTACTGACGGTAAAGGTATTACTGTCGGTTGAGGTATACTGTTGTTTGAGGTATACTGTCGGTTTAGGTATTACTGACGGTTAAGGGCATAGGATAcccaaattttattttagacTTTTGGGAAAATATCACCGATGGTTAAGGTATCACTGATGATTAAGGCAAGGTCGTCGCTATGGAATTTTTCGGAAATTGTAGGGAAAAAATTGAATAGATTCTGTGAATATGACCTCCTCTCATCcgttattgattgattgattgattgtatcttgcttaacgtctcactcgagaatttttcactcatatggagactcaTCCGGTATTAACATAATATCATTTCCTACTTTCAACAATGGACGCgccattatgaaaaaaaaatctataaagcATTTTTACACAGAAAATTTCATGAATGATTGAAAAACATCAATGTAATAAAGCTTAGTTCTGTAAATGGAAAAAATAGACAAAAAttgtatgaaaagtgaaggtaacgaacagtattaaatttttaaaaatcctataagaatacaaaattgagagtaagGCAATTCTAGAAACACCAGAAATGGGATCAAGTATCTAagagaagtaagcattcccaGTCACACCAGCCGCGAGTTCaccatcttgatcaggtaaaaggaataatccgtagtaaaaatcagtatgTAGAGAATGCCTTAACAATTAGTGTGAAAGGCATCAGACAATATTCGTcgtaatgacaggttgtatctgcaaataagatcattaaaACGACCTTAGAATTTACTAAATGCTGAGTCTtggaaacccttgtaacattaGCTCATTTCACAGTAGTCTGTccgattttaaaaattgatcattcgcagaacatgctctcgtgtATCGAGCCAGTTgagagacatacatgtaaacaccacatgcagttgataatggaacattgatACATAATTTGGAAAGTTGGTGATGGAAAAGCTGAGGATACACCGAAATATCCAGTcaatttcatgtacatgtaaatagctAAAATGGGTGCTAGATTGTGTAataaaaacttttcaaacagGGAAAATACCATTGTCttcccagagttccgtgcgctcctcgtactacacctctgtcaacagctttttacagaaatcttgtaaaagtttctttgatccaacatttatattttggactaaatatatagtcatattatgatatggttttggtgcaatcaaattgatacttactgtaaattgtttaaaatcgccgttttctgatcataaatttggaactacttcgtaatatgcgtatgaatgtaggatatacacgtgctggagatttaaatgtaaacatggaatcataAGTAGGAAAGGCTGTAAAATACGATAAAAcgtgtaaaataagagacaaacagctaaatggtaaatatgcacttattaaagtgtcagttggctatgaaaagagattgatgtatcacctgttgcctgaacttttaaaggggaaggaaaccgagaatgattgtttatatcatgtgattatattgtcacgtgattccaagcgttgacagaggtgtatgtgaagcttgcgtaacgcgccctctggtgagagaatgggaAAATACTAACATTATAGATCACATCGAGGTTTTCCCGGGTGTGTTTCCTTTGTTCTGACTTTCGGTGTTCGCTATTGTCTGTTGGGATTGGCGTTTCCGTCTCTGTGTGAGGAAGCCGTATCCTTCGTCTGTAAACAACCACGCACAAACCGATGACCAGTAGAAAAATGAAGACAAGTTTGCCATCTAAAAATAGCAATCATAACATCACCCCtggtattttctatcatttaacAAAGTATAAAAACGTACTAAATACAGCGATATTTTCgctgattttgtttgtttgctatTTTCACCGTAAGTAAAAACcgcaaaatataaatataacagtcatttttaataataataataaaaaaaaaagatttcaacCAGGACAATAATCATGCGAGAATCAAAACTATAAATACAGCATCATATAGAGTAATCTGTCTTTACAGGGCAAAAATAAAACCCGCATAAAGTATTACTTAGAATAACCCGCCAGATTTACAGGAGAGAAATAAGAGCTGTATACAGTATTACAATGTATAGTGATCCGTCAAATTTACAGGAgagaaattgattgattgttttgatgctttccgccacactcaacaatgctctaaccactaggccacagAGGTCCCTCAGGAGAGAAATTAGAGCTATATACAGTATTACAATATATAGTGATCCGTCACATTTACAGTATTACTAATAGAGGTAGCCATCAAACTTACAGGCGACTATTTCCTGTATGGTGAGGTTATTTAAGGAGAGTTTACTGTCCAGATCCGGTATTTTCTGCTCGCAATATTTGACTAGCTTTGTAACCTCAGACAACATGTTCGAAACGTGAGACAGATTCTGTCGGGTCTCCAAGGTTTCCCGATTCAAAGTTTCTATACTTTCTTTTTGCTCGTCAATTGTCGTCTGCATACGAGCAATAGTACTATGGGCATCTTGTACATCTTTATTCAACTGTTCGTCTCTCCGCAACGTGTGATCTAAAAAGGGAATTGACAACTTGAACTCAATAtccaaattcatttttttttgtcTCCTTATTTAGATGTTAGAGATCTCTAGTCTGATTATCATTAACAGTTACCTGAGTCTTCTTTCATCTTGACTATCAACTCCGAGTGTCTTGAATGTAGTAATGTTACATCTCCTCCAATCAAGTCCAATTTCGCACGTATTTCACTGGTTTCCTGTGTCGTCCTCCCTTCTACTTCATTAATCGAATTTTGCAGATTTGCAACACGTTTATTTAATCTCTCACCATTTTCCTTTTCTTTATTCACTGAAATTCTTAATTGTGAAATAGTATGTATTAGATTATTGATTTTCCGTCTTGATTCCGAGTCTCGTTTAAGGCTGGACACatctgtttgtagttgttttatcatattttcaatgttaataCTCATTCTTCCCTTGCTCGGGTTACAATTGTCTGTCTCTCTCAACGGGCACTGGCCTTCCTTCCAGACGGGGGGCAAATCTTTGTAACAGCTTACGAAAGAACTGAAAGAAAAAGCAAGGATTctgtcatatatatatttaccgaAAGATAAGATTTGGACCGttctctttgatatttttaacaaatctAATTGAAGGTTTCTCAGCTTTGTCAACTTCCGGTGCTGCATAGagtaattttatatatatttccaCAATATTACAATCTTTTGTAGAATACTTGGATCTGATTGGTCGTGGTGGGATGGTTGATTGGTTGGTTTGTAGAATACTTGGATCTGATTGGTTGTGGTGGGATGGTTGATTGGTTGGTTTGTAGAATACTTGGATCTGATTGGTCGTGGTGGGATGGTTGATTGGTTGGTTTGTAGAATACTTGGATCTGATTGGTCGTGGTGGGATGGTTGATTGGTTGGTTTGTAGAATACTTGGATCTGATTGGTCATGGTGGGATGGTTGATTGGTTGGTTTGTAGAATACTTGGATCTGATTGGTCGTGGTGGGATGGTTGATTGGTTGGTTTGTAGAATACTTGGATCTGATTGGTCGTGGTGGGATggttgattggttggttgttttaatGTTTCACTCGtgttgagacgtcaccagcagTAGGTGAAGTGCTAAtctaaaaatttactttcagcttcggccggttctagcaattaatgtgcacttagatGACACTgttgttcgcttcaaataagttagtTGACTATTTAATCAACTCTATTATACTGCACtacttaccgtctaagtatgtatttaataaaataaaccataactaaattttccgttcaagtgaTTGACTGATTGGTTGTTTTTTAATCCCGTCGATAAGTTTTCtctcatatcgagacgtcaccagctgtaggtgaagtaccacaaatttagacgtagcaatgagggttctttatcatgtcaaCGCCAGCTGCGACACGAGACCTCCGtttgaaggtcatatccgaaagacctgtgattctcacttctaaatgccgagcgtttggcgaaggagcaatcactacctattttattgtcttaggtttgacgcggtcatggcacAAGCGTCGGTTAAGCAAAAGCGTTAATTTATTATTGCGTAAAAATAGAAAACTACTTATTCATCCATTATGCTAATTAATACACAAAATAGTGAGTCAGCTCCGACTGCGCCtaattttgaatatgaaaagAGAGTACATATATAGTAATCAGAATAATATGTGCCATTTAGTTTCGTAtcgatgcttttttttttaaacgaaaACTTGAACAATTGAGCAGTTAAGGTTCTTTCCAAGTCAAAGTggtttgatttcttcttctTATGTTCTTGTCCAGTTTTCTGTGCTCTGCAACATactaatatcaatatcacaAGAGTGTTTTACTCCATTTCGTGAATAGAAAAACAACTGTCAATCAACTAAACTTCCAATTAATCAAACTATTAATGCTCTTTGTAGAGCAGATTTAGACAGACTGTCTCATAGGACAAGAATGTATTTcatgtaaaaaataataataataattggaaTAATCTTATTACCTTTCAGAATACATTAGCATTCAAAGACTATAAAACAGAAATCAACACAGATTCTTGGACTAGTACTAATCACTTAAAatgttcatttaataaaagtACGATAAAACAATATCAAGAGAGCAAAGAATGATTGATTGGTGTTTACAAGACGAATCTTCAAAAATTCATAATTCACTGTAACTAAATGTTTATCAAGTTGTTTTTAATTGCATATTGTGATATACCCAAAGTAAAACAGAGAGGACAGCTGTATGTATCAGAAGaataagatttaaggaaatattgtGTAATATTTGTAATACAGGTCTGGGCAATTGAAGAATACAATCCATATTCAAAGCAGCATTGCTCAGtatttttcataaacaaaatttatctAAAACAAATACTCAAAATGTCAAGCTTTCCTTCCAATATAATATCCAAAGGTACTGAAAATAGCATGTTCAttaataaatgtattttctCAAGAAATAACATATAAGAATAGAACATATGTACAATATACTCATATTTACTTTGCATAAAATTGAATACGAAACGATTGTATtacattttatgtatttttctaGATAAATCTTAGACCTTAGCCAATTACTGTAATTGTATGGTATGAAATATACACCAAAATAATGTTAAGATTTCAaggaaataaaacaattaaaatgtaCATTAGAAATAGTACCCACTATCACTTTAACTTACATTTTCAATAAttgattaatacatgtacatgtacctttattaatacatgtacatgtcccTTTATGTAGTAAAACCAGTCTGACATATCTTGgcatttaaagaaattatatcaaGTGTCTAAAACCACATAGAAAATAGTTCTATATCTTGGGAATTTAAGcattgttttcaatgttttgagaTAACTTTCAAATATCAATGTAACATGATGCGGCATTTTCAACATCAAGTGA is part of the Ostrea edulis chromosome 2, xbOstEdul1.1, whole genome shotgun sequence genome and harbors:
- the LOC125681045 gene encoding uncharacterized protein LOC125681045 — encoded protein: MEWIGKCDMFVVTCLLWCTAVGSFVSCYKDLPPVWKEGQCPLRETDNCNPSKGRMSINIENMIKQLQTDVSSLKRDSESRRKINNLIHTISQLRISVNKEKENGERLNKRVANLQNSINEVEGRTTQETSEIRAKLDLIGGDVTLLHSRHSELIVKMKEDSDHTLRRDEQLNKDVQDAHSTIARMQTTIDEQKESIETLNRETLETRQNLSHVSNMLSEVTKLVKYCEQKIPDLDSKLSLNNLTIQEIVAYGKLVFIFLLVIGLCVVVYRRRIRLPHTETETPIPTDNSEHRKSEQRKHTRENLDVIYNQAPAQMTRFTRRTLENSVGVMSFDKHKSDFHKDLIEGLLSAASLSIKVRRTIVTREDEIQTIPPSKVVFVFVEANSRHIILEDPTQEIGWFRKQTVESVLEMGCDVFVLYVRDEEVENDSLYHSRLRSVDRHQILSTLKGRNRVLSLNLSFSDYQKKFLFSELQSAFR